From the Lepidochelys kempii isolate rLepKem1 chromosome 2, rLepKem1.hap2, whole genome shotgun sequence genome, one window contains:
- the XIRP1 gene encoding xin actin-binding repeat-containing protein 1 isoform X7 has product MERDDKPRQPQSFHAAFGSPESRSAHRAVALRRNSVSALVARYQNILDCESASSKQDNCKEVKLSGKSKTPISKVPDTAYDSAVGKHFERTQSVLDNTRRILHQGHGKPSSPSVKERSALYLSETAAHAVSLPKSNTTKESTAHRLDSQKASKMAELQNQTSSKVNGKKMEEDLPPPPPPLQDSFQASTSLVGSQDSNPRPPPKGSFSKFYQQRQVNELKRLYRHMHPELRKNLEEAVTEDLAEMLSTEDPSAQASVNLDAVLPGEVQSMRWIFENWTLDSIGEHQPTKTLAEEEPIPSGDVKSTSRRFESQSLNGDRLSALTKVPTTVHTKGDVHTARWLFETQPLDSLNKMYSDETDVQEAVLKEPVQKGDVKGAKQLFETYSLEALGHYSSVEEQSILQLKSEIQELKGNVKKTIKLFQTEPLCAIRDKTGNIHEIKSVCREEIQSNAVRTARWLFETQPLDTINKDTSKVKIIRGISLEEAGRGNVSGARWMFETQPLDVIKELTVEEKDFRASMDFVDGADVSKQRLLFETQPLDSLKGEVSDSSPAKEEVIGGDVKSTLWLFETQPMETLKDNFEVGHLKRVGILEEERGDVKQRKHVFETCPLSSISKASSEDPLSASNVQEVMKGDVKSFKNLFETLPLDSIKQSDAEPITKQEEEIPAGNVKANQVLFETIPLYAIKDSFGNFHKVTSVSREQVMSGDVKNYKWMFETKPLDQFDDSTKKVDIIRGITKQEVIAGDVRTAKWLFETQPIDVIHHQANQGEEHSSVKREVTQQGDVKTCRWLFETQPIDTLYEKVEKKQEGESSVPQADVKSYTWMFETQPLDSLKGQEEQFLQVGKAYCQDDLQGVNVKTVRHLFETEPLVTNASSETDSKKMVRYSSHVEIQSGEVSRVKEFFETKPLDVLGKLAAATKENGVPADGNIEAGSVHKFTWLFENFPMDTLKNNTEGIQEIPPEKDIEGGDIGGKRFIFETYSLDQIHDKVDETEIKRIQEETMSKASIKSCTMLFESQPLYAIQDKEGEYHEVTSLKKEEIMKGDLKGARWLFETKPLDQIKKEEEVFVIRAVTQEDIKKGDIQSARWRFETEPLDSFSGGKRCVARTVDDVQKGDVQTNKQLFESQPVSQKKYVRMVSVSDVQQGNVRTSTWLFENQPIDSLKGESEASSSMTTVQREDSQKGDVKRCTWLFETQPMDSLKDPKGSASTNAPEVVPHADVKSTTWLFETTPLDKLSSSKHRTETEVKERTVRETLEGLCACQAIQHDGILIEANDVGSVRMVKYQFSRQTTPEIQKEEIVGGNLQRIMLQLLHRTNVEAQGMLVEEDEEGKIKVSPLQLLDPSEADKSKEELRDDVAKALQSLLSQDASIKKGMVMQETEVGSVKMTIYSLLHHSIQQEVVKGDVKSTIGNLLASSQEQRMMATIRREDNEKGNVQLYTSCIEKGDLDYLKNLQRESEIESLISSQADQEPAEFIQQDVQGANMHALQQEEPADKVTEDVGQGGIKGTKRVLMCEGVSKENMLERKAVHAGDTDSTVQCLGQNLSRPTGVGKEDIVCGDIQATTQSLKKAKNVNKKAEREERVSRDVKEVKIAPQGAASTKVVAQKDDMARSQRSVAGETSQMTKNMEEAALGSDLQAAMQSLRLATAEAKSIQHQVQSKLHKSTEQIHLASKQQAPSISGTMTMQSTVCQQECAPPKQHQASATIRDQESSKSHASASQKSMTSHKKVSTSEEVQGGQHLCQESQGVPSADVSVKDGLFTAKPVKPYVSPFIESDYKEQSVQEEREQDVMLRGDVKTAIRALQSAATEQRQVEKEDVVRGNLKATLQSLEKSNVNVSKGDFKAAMIYRNAGQSYSICKKENDTQSISNQTAVVTSGSQSDNDFPPPPPVAVMKTKCCPPMTQARESAPSQPSKKDEALGCSAPMHNAIPKTLTLASTKANDQRPSEKPAILPKPEITAPPRRKPIPPPKPERFLQEKPSRPASNSKGRLTKLVPPPLPPKPSGLSELSRAKTPPMNQAKDSCCSDALAQMGCGDCQSKCCTPQSPVANAVTVKNQNSEKKAPKDIIKTPLQIAEERYKATKEEQGKQESVDSKTSKPLKNRVAVSETEQVMTKEKATAPRNCCPAEEIPGHRLSSGQENSCTLTSKQEWLDGYLIGLTNPESENKPSTSPKNQATLLRKGSDTALNASPKTESASMSSTDGSWDNQSTTQKTNQRRQEEPSASSHQLSRDLFKEQQQVNSRQGGSLEAKREQFAQKPVVVMREKPCRETEDERLKRLSFHKEEIMKGSVKEAMEIFENLRRQEELQEILTRVKEFEEETFKVDVKALKSFFENVPEWVVHQKAHQVTQQHKAEKAEQTTKEDSDSVSSVELAFEDLERASAEIIHLKEQTLARLLDIEEAIRKALYSVSNLKSESDIAGLSGLFKESLGNAQSPTTSNNIRKISIVSSKAKQEKAAQGMQNAASVESANGSEKTEMLKGELEVPCIIEQRVNSPSSPSYISIESAARKPAESPKMAYSPWDAPLQDYPDMPGKRDTFTQNIFNSLTRKSVGSGECNPAPLQIEQEPIQMKIGSNSIRQHYVSNPECPLSGNSGKEGCALNSSKGSCHGAIKGGFSDYKAPLNISSPQNPRRQKSILELQTGPDGSKLYGATRTVTEQYEEVDEFGNKIITSSTTVTKQSETQTSSTCNVVSPPRYEITASPLLRRYLNSPGEDFHSNGSFQETGVVFVTFGNSKPKK; this is encoded by the exons TTGAGAGGACACAGTCAGTTTTAGACAACACTAGACGCATACTGCACCAAGGACACGGGAAACCATCCTCTCCCTCCGTGAAGGAGCGGTCAGCTCTCTATCTGTCTGAGACAGCTGCTCACGCAGTCAGCCTCCCAAAGTCT aATACCACAAAGGAGAGCACTGCTCATCGTCTTGACAGCCAGAAAGCAAGCAAG ATGGCAGAGCTTCAGAACCAGACGTCATCTAAAGTGAATGGCAAGAAAATGGAAGAGGACTTACctccacctccccctcccctgcaagacTCCTTCCAGGCCTCTACTTCCCtggttgggagccaggattcAAACCCACGGCCGCCCCCAAAGGGATCCTTCTCAAAGTTCTACCAGCAGCGCCAGGTGAATGAGCTGAAGAGGCTCTATAGGCACATGCACCCTGAGCTGAGGAAGAACCTGGAGGAAGCTGTGACCGAGGACCTGGCGGAAATGCTCAGCACGGAAGATCCCAGTGCCCAGGCCTCAGTGAATCTGGATGCCGTGCTCCCGGGGGAGGTTCAGTCCATGCGCTGGATCTTTGAAAACTGGACGCTAGACTCTATTGGGGAGCATCAACCGACCAAGACGTTGGCGGAGGAGGAACCCATCCCAAGCGGGGATGTGAAAAGCACCTCCCGGAGGTTTGAAAGCCAGTCGTTAAACGGAGACAGGCTGTCTGCGTTGACCAAAGTGCCCACGACAGTCCACACCAAAGGGGACGTGCATACAGCCCGGTGGCTATTCGAAACCCAGCCGCTGGACTCATTAAACAAAATGTACTCAGATGAAACAGACGTGCAGGAGGCAGTTCTCAAGGAGCCTGTTCAAAAAGGGGACGTGAAAGGTGCCAAGCAACTCTTTGAAACCTACTCCCTGGAAGCGCTGGGCCACTACAGCTCAGTGGAGGAGCAAAGTATCCTGCAGCTCAAATCAGAAATCCAGGAGCTAAAGGGCAATGTCAAGAAAACCATCAAGCTGTTCCAGACAGAGCCACTCTGTGCCATCAGAGACAAAACTGGCAACATCCACGAGATCAAATCCGTCTGCAGAGAAGAAATACAGAGCAATGCGGTCAGGACCGCTCGCTGGTTGTTTGAGACTCAGCCACTGGATACCATCAACAAGGACACGTCCAAAGTGAAAATTATCCGGGGGATTTCATTAGAAGAGGCAGGAAGGGGGAATGTCAGTGGAGCAAGATGGATGTTTGAAACTCAGCCACTTGATGTGATCAAAGAATTGACAGTGGAAGAAAAGGATTTCAGGGCTTCCATGGATTTCGTTGATGGGGCAGATGTCAGTAAGCAGCGTCTACTTTTTGAGACCCAACCTCTTGACTCTCTGAAAGGAGAAGTCTCAGACAGCAGCCCAGCCAAGGAAGAAGTCATCGGCGGTGACGTGAAATCTACACTCTGGCTGTTTGAAACCCAACCAATGGAAACCCTAAAAGATAATTTTGAAGTGGGTCATTTAAAGAGAGTGGGGATTTTGGAAGAGGAGAGGGGGGATGTGAAACAAAGAAAGCACGTCTTTGAGACCTGTCCCCTCAGCAGCATCTCAAAGGCATCCTCTGAAGACCCCCTCTCAGCCTCTAATGTACAAGAGGTGATGAAGGGGGATGTTAAATCTTTCAAAAACCTCTTTGAGACTCTCCCATTAGACAGCATTAAGCAGTCTGATGCTGAGCCCATCACCAAACAAGAAGAGGAGATACCAGCTGGGAACGTCAAAGCCAACCAGGTCCTGTTTGAGACAATACCTTTGTATGCCATCAAAGACAGCTTCGGAAACTTCCACAAGGTCACCTCTGTAAGCAGAGAGCAGGTCATGAGCGGCGATGTCAAGAACTACAAATGGATGTTTGAAACCAAACCTTTGGACCAGTTTGATGACAGCACCAAGAAGGTGGATATAATCAGAGGGATCACAAAGCAGGAAGTGATAGCTGGTGATGTCAGAACAGCAAAATGGCTCTTTGAAACCCAGCCCATTGATGTCATCCATCACCAAGCCAACCAAGGAGAAGAGCACTCCTCGGTGAAGAGAGAGGTTACCCAGCAGGGTGATGTGAAGACCTGCAGGTGGCTGTTTGAGACACAGCCAATTGACACCCTGTATGAGAAGGTGGAGAAAAAGCAGGAAGGGGAAAGTTCTGTACCACAGGCTGATGTTAAGTCGTACACATGGATGTTTGAGACCCAGCCCCTGGACTCCCTGAAAGGCCAGGAGGAGCAGTTTTTGCAGGTTGGCAAAGCATACTGCCAAGATGACTTACAAGGAGTCAACGTCAAAACTGTCAGACATCTGTTTGAGACTGAACCACTGGTTACCAATGCCTCCAGCGAGACTGACTCAAAGAAAATGGTCAGGTACTCCAGCCACGTGGAAATACAGTCCGGTGAAGTGTCTCGGGTGAAGGAGTTCTTtgaaaccaaacccttggatgtaCTGGGTAAATTGGCTGCAGCCACAAAAGAGAATGGTGTCCCTGCAGATGGGAACATTGAAGCTGGATCAGTGCACAAGTTCACCTGGCTCTTTGAGAACTTCCCCATGGATACTTTAAAGAACAACACTGAGGGCATACAAGAAATCCCCCCAGAGAAGGATATCGAGGGGGGGGACATCGGAGGCAAGAGGTTCATTTTTGAGACCTACTCCCTAGACCAGATTCATGACAAGGTGGATGAGACGGAGATCAAGAGGATCCAGGAGGAGACAATGAGCAAAGCCAGCATCAAGTCCTGCACCATGCTCTTTGAGAGCCAGCCCCTATATGCCATCCAGGACAAGGAGGGGGAATACCATGAGGTCACCTCACTGAAGAAGGAAGAAATAATGAAAGGTGACTTGAAAGGTGCCCGGTGGCTCTTCGAAACCAAACCTCTGGATCAGAtcaagaaggaggaggaggtgttCGTGATCAGGGCTGTCACCCAAGAGGACATCAAGAAAGGGGATATCCAGTCTGCCCGATGGAGGTTTGAGACGGAGCCTCTCGATTCCTTctctggggggaagaggtgtgtGGCCAGGACAGTGGATGATGTACAGAAAGGGGATGTCCAGACCAACAAGCAGCTTTTCGAGTCTCAGCCGGTGAGCCAGAAGAAATACGTGAGGATGGTCAGCGTCAGCGATGTCCAGCAGGGCAATGTGAGGACGTCCACCTGGCTTTTTGAGAACCAGCCCATCGATTCCCTGAAGGGAGAGTCTGAAGCGAGCTCCAGCATGACCACTGTGCAGAGAGAAGACAGCCAGAAAGGGGATGTGAAGCGCTGCACATGGCTGTTTGAAACTCAGCCCATGGATAGTCTCAAAGACCCCAAGGGGTCTGCCAGCACCAATGCCCCGGAGGTGGTCCCTCATGCTGATGTGAAGAGCACAACATGGCTGTTTGAAACCACCCCTCTGGATAAACTCAGCTCTTCTAAACACAGAACCGAAACTGAGGTGAAAGAGAGGACAGTGAGGGAGACTTTGGAAGGCCTCTGCGCCTGCCAGGCCATCCAGCATGACGGGATCCTCATAGAAGCCAATGACGTAGGGAGCGTGAGGATGGTGAAGTACCAGTTCAGCAGGCAAACTACTCCAGAGATCCAAAAGGAAGAGATTGTGGGAGGCAATTTGCAAAGGATCATGCTGCAACTACTGCACAGGACCAATGTGGAGGCCCAGGGGATGCTGGTGGAGGAGGACGAGGAGGGCAAGATCAAAGTCAGCCCACTGCAGCTACTGGACCCAAGCGAAGCCGATAAAAGCAAAGAGGAGTTGAGGGATGACGTTGCTAAGGCTCTCCAAAGTCTCCTTAGCCAAGATGCCTCCATCAAAAAGGGAATGGTCATGCAAGAGACAGAGGTGGGGTCGGTGAAGATGACTATCtactccctcctgcaccactCCATCCAGCAGGAAGTTGTCAAGGGAGATGTGAAGTCAACCATAGGGAACCTGCTGGCTTCCTCGCAAGAGCAGAGGATGATGGCAACCATCAGACGGGAGGACAACGAGAAGGGGAATGTCCAGCTGTACACCAGCTGCATCGAGAAGGGAGACCTGGACTACCTAAAGAACCTTCAGCGGGAGTCTGAGATAGAGTCCCTCATCTCCTCTCAAGCAGACCAGGAGCCAGCAGAATTCATCCAGCAGGATGTGCAAGGGGCTAATATGCATGCCTTgcaacaggaagagccagcagaTAAAGTGACTGAAGATGTGGGGCAAGGGGGCATTAAGGGGACTAAGAGAGTGCTCATGTGTGAAGGTGTAAGCAAAGAGAACATGTTAGAAAGAAAGGCAGTGCATGCAGGTGACACAGACTCCACTGTGCAGTGTCTTGGGCAAAACCTGAGCCGGCCCACAGGGGTGGGAAAGGAAGATATTGTGTGTGGGGATATTCAGGCAACCACACAATCACTGAAAAAGGCTAAGAATGTCAACaagaaggcagagagagaggagagagtcTCTAGAGATGTGAAGGAAGTGAAGATTGCACCACAGGGAGCAGCCTCCACTAAAGTGGTGGCTCAGAAAGATGACATGGCCAGAAGCCAGCGTTCAGTGGCAGGGGAAACCAGCCAGATGACAAAAAACATGGAGGAGGCGGCCCTTGGAAGTGATCTTCAAGCCGCAATGCAGAGTCTAAGGCTGGCCACAGCTGAGGCAAAAAGCATTCAGCACCAAGTCCAGAGCAAGCTCCACAAGAGCACGGAGCAAATCCATCTCGCCTCTAAGCAGCAGGCACCCAGCATTTCGGGGACAATGACCATGCAATCAACTGTTTGCCAACAGGAATGTGCACCCCCCAAGCAGCATCAAGCCAGCGCCACCATCAGAGACCAGGAGTCATCCAAGTCCCACGCAAGTGCGTCTCAGAAGAGCATGACGTCACACAAAAAGGTCAGTACTTCCGAGGAAGTACAGGGAGGACAGCATTTGTGCCAGGAAAGCCAAGGTGTGCCTAGTGCAGATGTTAGCGTTAAGGATGGTCTGTTTACTGCCAAGCCAGTGAAACCCTATGTAAGCCCTTTTATTGAGTCTGATTACAAAGAGCAATCAGTGCAAGAAGAAAGAGAGCAAGATGTTATGCTCAGAGGGGATGTAAAGACAGCTATCAGAGCACTGCAAAGTGCTGCAACAGAACAGAGACAAGTAGAGAAGGAGGATGTTGTTCGAGGTAACTTAAAGGCCACTCTTCAGTCGCTGGAGAAGTCTAATGTTAATGTCTCCAAAGGGGATTTTAAAGCCGCTATGATATACAGAAATGCAGGGCAGTCATATTCCATATGTAAAAAGGAAAACGATACTCAATCAATTAGTAACCAGACAGCTGTAGTGACTTCAGGGTCCCAGTCTGATAAtgactttcctcctcctcccccagttgCTGTGATGAAAACTAAGTGTTGTCCACCCATGACACAAGCAAGAGAATCTGCCCCTTCCCAACCAAGCAAAAAAGATGAAGCCCTGGGATGTTCTGCACCGATGCACAACGCTATCCCTAAGACCCTCACTCTCGCCTCCACCAAAGCCAATGATCAGAGGCCTTCAGAGAAACCAGCGATTCTCCCCAAACCAGAAATTACTGCCCCACCAAGGAGGAAACCCATTCCACCTCCAAAACCTGAGCGCTTCCTGCAGGAGAAACCTTCACGCCCTGCTAGCAACAGTAAAGGGAGGTTGACAAAGCTAGtcccacccccactgcctcctAAACCTTCAGGCCTGAGCGAGCTAAGCAGAGCAAAAACCCCACCCATGAATCAGGCAAAGGACTCGTGTTGCTCTGATGCCTTAGCACAAATGGGATGTGGGGACTGTCAGTCAAAGTGTTGTACCCCTCAATCACCAGTGGCCAATGCTGTTACTGTAAAGAACCAGAACTCTGAGAAGAAAGCACCAAAAGACATCATCAAAACACCTCTTCAGATAGCAGAGGAAAGGTACAAGGCAACCAAGGAAGAACAGGGCAAGCAAGAGTCAGTAGACTCTAAGACGTCAAAGCCACTTAAAAATCGAGTGGCTGTCTCTGAAACAGAACAGGTGATGACCAAAGAGAAGGCAACAGCTCCAAGGAACTGCTGTCCAGCTGAGGAAATTCCGGGACACAGACTTTCATCTGGCCAAGAGAACAGCTGCACATTAACATCAAAACAAGAATGGCTGGATGGGTATCTGATAGGTCTTACTAACCCCGAGAGTGAGAATAAGCCAAGTACCTCTCCTAAGAATCAAGCTACCCTTCTGAGAAAAGGATCTGATACAGCACTAAATGCCTCACCTAAGACAGAAAGTGCAAGCATGTCTAGTACCGATGGGTCATGGGATAATCAGAGCACCACCCAGAAAACAAATCAGAGAAGACAAGAAGAGCCTTCAGCATCTTCCCATCAGCTTTCCAGGGACCTCTttaaggagcagcagcaggtgaaCAGTAGACAAGGGGGCAGTCTTGAAGCGAAGAGGGAGCAGTTTGCTCAGAAGCCAGTGGTGGTCATGCGAGAAAAGCCCTGCAGAGAAACGGAGGATGAACGTCTCAAGAGGCTGTCTTTCCACAAGGAGGAGATCATGAAGGGCAGCGTCAAGGAGGCTATGGAGATCTTTGAGAATCTGCGAAGGCAGGAGGAGCTGCAAGAGATCCTGACCCGAGTGAAGGAGTTTGAGGAGGAGACATTTAAGGTGGATGTGAAAGCCCTGAAGAGCTTCTTTGAGAATGTCCCAGAATGGGTGGTGCATCAGAAGGCTCACCAAGTGACGCAGCAGCACAAGGCTGAGAAGGCCGAGCAAACGACGAAGGAAGACTCTGACAGCGTCTCCTCTGTGGAGCTGGCTTTTGAAGACCTGGAGAGGGCAAGTGCTGAGATCATCCACCTGAAGGAGCAGACGTTAGCTAGGTTGCTGGACATTGAGGAGGCCATTAGGAAAGCTCTCTATTCTGTTTCTAATCTAAAGTCAGAATCAGACATAGCTGGGCTCTCTGGGCTCTTCAAGGAGTCTCTGGGGAACGCCCAGAGCCCTACAACCAGCAACAATATCCGTAAGATCAGCATAGTCTCCAGCAAAGCCAAGCAAGAGAAAGCAGCACAAGGGATGCAGAACGCAGCATCTGTGGAAAGTGCAAATGGGTCCGAAAAGACGGAGATGCTCAAAGGAGAGTTAGAGGTCCCCTGCATCATTGAGCAGCGAGTAAATTCTCCATCGTCTCCTTCTTATATCTCCATTGAGTCTGCAGCCAGAAAGCCTGCTGAATCACCCAAGATGGCATATTCCCCCTGGGATGCCCCCTTACAAGATTATCCCGACATGCCAGGAAAAAGGGACACATTCACTCAGAACATCTTTAACTCATTAACTCGCAAATCAGTGGGGTCCGGTGAATGCAATCCAGCTCCCTTGCAGATTGAACAGGAGCCCATCCAGATGAAGATAGGATCAAACTCAATTAGGCAACACTATGTCAGCAACCCCGAGTGTCCGCTTAGTGGCAACAGTGGCAAAGAGGGCTGCGCACTGAACTCATCCAAAGGCAGCTGCCATGGTGCAATCAAAGGAGGCTTTTCTGACTACAAAGCTCCCCTGAACATTTCTAGCCCACAGAATCCAAGGAGGCAGAAAAGCATATTAGAACTGCAGACAGGTCCGGATGGATCCAAGCTTTACGGAGCCACCAGAACTGTGACCGAGCAGTACGAGGAGGTGGATGAGTTCGGAAACAAGATCATCACTTCATCCACCACCGTCACCAAACAATCAGAGACCCAAACCTCCTCCACGTGCAATGTGGTCTCTCCTCCCCGGTATGAGATAACCGCCTCGCCCCTCCTTCGGAGGTACCTAAACAGTCCTGGTGAAGACTTCCACTCCAACGGCAGCTTCCAGGAAACAGGGGTGGTCTTTGTCACTTTTGGCAACTCCAAGCCAAAGAAATAG